In Polyangium spumosum, the genomic stretch TCTCCGGATGTATTCGCTCTGGTCCTCGCACGATCACGTCAGCTCAGGAAGCACGCACAGCTTCGTACCGTGTCGGGCAACGAGTTCGTGGTCTACGCCCTGTACCCGCTCACAGCAGAAGAGCTCGCGAAGTTCCGAGGATTTCAACTCGACGTCAACGAGCTTCCGAAGGTGCTCGCTTGGGTTCCCCCGAAACCTCGCCTCGTTCTCCACAGATTCAACGATCGGGATATGATCGAGGTGCACGTACGAACGCGTTACGGTCCTCTGGTATATGTGTACTTCGGCGATACGTTCCACGGTCTATTCGCTGATCACCGCCTCGGTAGGCGCGTGCTGGGCAGGGCCCGAGTGATCGACGAAGCGGTGGAGGACGCCGTCGCCTGGCAGCACATCCTGTTCCGACCGGCTATCGAGGCGGCACTCGGATGGGCTCGTGGTCGGGAGCGCGAATATCGTGACTGTGACTACCCGCTTGGACATCCGGAGATGTGCTGGCGTGAATTCTATCACGGTCCGCAGCCCGAGTTGCCCGAACTCCCGGAGCTCGGCGGGTACGCGAGGCCGTTTCCGTGGTCCACATGAAGGACGAGGCGTCGATCGCTGCGCACTTCGAGCGGCACCTGGGGAGGGCGCAGCTCGTGCTGCGGGATAGGCCCGGCGCGCTCGTCCCGAGGCACGTTTACGGAGCTCCGCCGTGCCAGGGGCGCCGTCATTGGGTTCTCCACACAATGGGAGTGAGCCTTCTCTCCCTCGAAGGGCGCAAGGGCGAATACCGGCACTTCGAGTTCATGATGTCGCTCCCCGACGATTGGATTCCGAGCGAGCGCTGGCCCGCGTACATGCTCCAACGGGCATCGCGCGCGATCGTCGG encodes the following:
- a CDS encoding suppressor of fused domain protein, producing the protein MAAYFKRRLGRAQVVRRETIPSDVHVIPPCKRRRHWILHTMGMSAYVLKGRMDVRMELVMSVSEAWDPRHEWPVRMLCKASRAIVTAGKAPVEGATFLNSREDMRRSPDVFALVLARSRQLRKHAQLRTVSGNEFVVYALYPLTAEELAKFRGFQLDVNELPKVLAWVPPKPRLVLHRFNDRDMIEVHVRTRYGPLVYVYFGDTFHGLFADHRLGRRVLGRARVIDEAVEDAVAWQHILFRPAIEAALGWARGREREYRDCDYPLGHPEMCWREFYHGPQPELPELPELGGYARPFPWST
- a CDS encoding suppressor of fused domain protein: MKDEASIAAHFERHLGRAQLVLRDRPGALVPRHVYGAPPCQGRRHWVLHTMGVSLLSLEGRKGEYRHFEFMMSLPDDWIPSERWPAYMLQRASRAIVGVGKAPGDGGVFFNSAECSQGSSHVFALLVAPSRQLPAAGPVEVYAMYPLTYDAWLRHRERQLDIATLPEVVVEWREMLR